The Lewinellaceae bacterium genome has a segment encoding these proteins:
- a CDS encoding MBL fold metallo-hydrolase, translating into MKVEQIYTGCLAEAAYYIVSEGEALIIDPLRETGPYIERLENDGVKLKYIFETHFHADFVSGHVDLAKKTGATIVYGPNAETAYESYQAKDGEVFHVGNVTMTVLHTPGHTMESSTFLLKDEQGKDYAIFTGDTLFLGDVGRPDLAIKQGAITKEDLAGFLFDSLRNKIMPLADDVIVYPAHGAGSACGKNLSTDTVDSLGNQKRTNYALRADMTKEEFIKEVTDGLAPPPQYFPKNAMLNKTGYESVDVVLKRGSVALSPRAFEAAAEEHEALILDTRAQEVFGNGFIPNSIFISLDGSFATWVGALIVDLKQPILIVATEGREEEAVMRLARVGYDNAIGYLKGGFDAWKAEGREIDTLPSVDAKGLEKAYVENKEINLLDVRKPGEWQAEHLAASENFPLDYINANMSALDRNKTYYVHCRSGNRSTIAASILKARGFNNLVNVLANIEDFEKTNIPRTEYVCPSTLK; encoded by the coding sequence ATGAAAGTTGAACAAATATACACAGGCTGCCTGGCTGAGGCTGCCTACTATATTGTAAGCGAAGGCGAGGCCCTTATCATTGACCCACTTCGCGAAACGGGTCCTTATATCGAACGATTGGAAAATGATGGCGTTAAACTCAAATACATTTTTGAGACTCACTTCCATGCGGATTTCGTTTCCGGGCACGTTGACCTTGCCAAAAAAACAGGGGCCACAATCGTTTATGGTCCAAACGCTGAAACTGCCTATGAATCTTACCAGGCAAAAGATGGTGAAGTTTTTCATGTAGGAAATGTCACCATGACCGTTCTCCATACTCCGGGGCATACCATGGAAAGTTCAACTTTCCTGCTGAAGGATGAACAAGGAAAAGATTATGCCATTTTTACGGGAGATACCCTTTTTCTGGGGGATGTAGGCCGCCCGGACCTTGCCATAAAGCAGGGGGCAATTACCAAAGAAGATCTTGCAGGTTTCCTTTTTGACAGTTTGCGGAACAAGATCATGCCATTAGCTGACGATGTGATCGTTTATCCCGCACATGGTGCCGGCTCTGCTTGTGGTAAGAACCTCAGCACCGATACAGTGGATAGCCTTGGCAACCAAAAAAGAACCAATTACGCTTTGAGAGCGGATATGACAAAGGAAGAGTTCATTAAAGAGGTGACCGATGGTTTGGCTCCTCCTCCCCAGTATTTCCCCAAAAATGCGATGTTGAATAAAACAGGTTATGAAAGTGTTGATGTAGTGTTGAAACGTGGTTCTGTTGCACTCTCACCAAGAGCCTTCGAAGCTGCAGCAGAAGAGCATGAAGCATTGATCCTGGATACCCGTGCACAGGAGGTGTTTGGAAACGGATTTATTCCTAATTCTATTTTCATCAGTCTTGACGGAAGTTTTGCCACTTGGGTAGGTGCCTTAATCGTTGACCTGAAGCAGCCCATTTTGATCGTTGCTACTGAAGGAAGAGAAGAGGAAGCGGTTATGCGACTGGCCCGTGTAGGTTATGACAATGCGATCGGATACCTGAAAGGTGGTTTTGACGCATGGAAAGCCGAAGGAAGAGAAATAGACACCTTACCTTCGGTTGATGCGAAAGGTCTTGAAAAAGCTTATGTTGAAAATAAAGAGATCAATCTTCTCGATGTTCGTAAGCCCGGTGAGTGGCAGGCAGAGCACCTTGCTGCTTCGGAAAACTTTCCATTGGATTATATCAATGCCAATATGAGTGCATTGGACAGGAATAAAACCTACTACGTTCATTGTCGTAGTGGAAACCGTTCGACCATCGCTGCTTCCATCCTGAAAGCAAGAGGATTTAATAACCTTGTAAATGTGCTGGCTAATATAGAAGATTTCGAAAAGACGAACATTCCGAGAACTGAGTATGTTTGTCCATCAACCTTGAAATAA
- a CDS encoding FkbM family methyltransferase: MRSNPKKQLGILRSVFIYYWKPFNRRRLNRFYSQFIQSGDLCFDIGAHLGNRSDSWLQLGAKVVAVEPQPACIDFLHKKFHGEDRFTLVKKAVGRQSGTATLHISNLTPTVTTLADAGWRDMINEDTAYQVNWDETITVEVITLDGLVEKYGLPSFCKIDVENFEFEVLSGLNFPVPALSVEFFRETPDITLACIRRLKALGHYEFNWSFGETQKMYLTNWVNAEEVIVMLHGIRPDQPASGDLYARLVDPIKNIS; the protein is encoded by the coding sequence ATGAGATCCAATCCAAAAAAGCAACTCGGTATTCTTCGCTCTGTTTTTATATACTATTGGAAACCATTTAACCGGCGTAGGTTAAATCGTTTTTATAGCCAGTTCATTCAAAGCGGAGACCTTTGCTTTGATATTGGTGCCCATCTTGGCAACCGCTCTGATAGCTGGCTTCAACTGGGCGCAAAAGTGGTTGCAGTGGAACCTCAGCCAGCCTGTATTGACTTTTTACACAAAAAATTCCACGGGGAGGATCGATTTACCCTTGTTAAAAAAGCCGTAGGCCGCCAATCCGGAACCGCGACTTTACACATCAGCAATCTCACCCCAACAGTAACCACACTGGCCGATGCCGGCTGGAGGGATATGATTAATGAAGATACTGCTTACCAGGTAAATTGGGATGAAACCATCACCGTGGAAGTGATTACCCTTGACGGCCTGGTCGAGAAATATGGCCTGCCTTCCTTTTGCAAAATCGATGTTGAAAATTTTGAATTTGAAGTGCTCTCCGGGTTAAATTTCCCAGTGCCGGCCTTGTCTGTCGAATTTTTCCGGGAAACGCCTGATATTACCCTTGCCTGCATCCGCAGGTTAAAAGCCCTGGGCCATTACGAATTCAACTGGTCTTTCGGGGAAACCCAAAAAATGTACCTCACCAACTGGGTCAATGCGGAAGAGGTTATTGTCATGCTTCATGGAATTCGCCCCGACCAACCGGCAAGCGGGGATTTGTATGCCCGCCTGGTGGATCCCATCAAAAATATTTCGTAA
- a CDS encoding UvrD-helicase domain-containing protein, whose protein sequence is MNLKIISAGAGSGKTYRLTRELVKLLGEGMSASGIIATTFTKKAAAELQERVRVSLLEEGFSAQADELTNALIGTVHSLGVKLLRRFAFEAGVSPEVSIIAEEDEHLMFNQSLATVLTSHRVEMMDELSGKLGLNKRDFFDWRKRVHQITALARANDFSIEVLERSKNRSFETYEKFLNPVSDKEAPWFNTKLAEMLETTLSALEANEDSTKKTAGVVDDLKLMARELGLRGFLYWHQWAKISKTDVGAKSREDVAPLREFAETHDAHPDFHKDIKAYIDLLFTIAIEAMSEYSAYKNKRGLIDYTDMEASVNKLLDNEQVKAVLKKELSLLMVDEFQDTSPIQLSIFIKLARLAEISIWVGDPKQSIYGFRGAEPRLMEAIVNQSGGVKPEDIQKFSWRSREDAVFASNAIFTKAFANMPAEQVALIPKRRIKATPESANNQDEPIEMGNALIHWHFKAEGDGRQPGKPWMEHCLARSLSEWLDKGVYILPKGSDQCRKAVPGDVAILCRSNAGCQVMAEALSDAGLRVAIARSGLLNTAEAKLILACLKYLLNPKDSLSVAEILLLAANVPVEEIIENRLDWLEKKQQDTHFNHWVADQDYIKKLDELRLETSELSSAEILNYVLEELDLRRIIISWGQGGQRMENVETLRKFALDYEEACNRLHSAASLGGFYLWLDNLERNSKDLQGAGTGPDAVNVLTYHKSKGLEWPIVICHNLDDSLRSDVWGLDIIPENESVDLQDVLGNRWLRFWENPYGDQFRNTALDKRINESEAKAQKLQQALQEEARLLYVAITRARDYIIFPSNAYPTKWLNRVWHNGREDYPVLDPESNESPWEWDNRFLNVDTTIFEMPRTFEPGSTAQENDPVYFDKNKGKEPFLPYKVDLNELESKGSVLAIHHYEKPFLNDEALSTQDIGQVVSAFFVGDLNPMEDPERLEMAERLLDNFDLAADMEPSSIMERSAAFQKYLEQKFAPVQLLAHYPIRHFIHKQLYATEIDFVVETEDGFVVIKNDFLSGEEKLLKKRALALSAELGLCKEALKSLKGAVRIRTLVHFILDGILVEVDHPV, encoded by the coding sequence ATGAATCTAAAAATAATATCAGCTGGTGCCGGGAGTGGGAAAACGTACCGACTTACCCGTGAATTGGTCAAATTACTCGGAGAGGGTATGTCTGCCAGTGGTATTATAGCCACTACTTTCACGAAAAAAGCTGCTGCCGAGTTGCAGGAACGGGTTCGGGTAAGCTTGTTGGAAGAAGGATTTAGTGCCCAGGCTGACGAACTTACCAATGCGCTTATTGGAACGGTGCACAGTCTTGGGGTAAAGTTATTGAGGCGGTTCGCCTTTGAAGCGGGAGTTTCTCCGGAAGTGAGCATTATTGCCGAAGAGGATGAACACCTGATGTTTAACCAATCCCTTGCCACCGTACTGACCAGCCATCGGGTTGAAATGATGGATGAATTGTCGGGTAAACTGGGGTTGAACAAACGAGATTTTTTTGACTGGCGGAAAAGGGTGCATCAAATTACGGCTTTGGCACGAGCCAATGATTTTTCTATTGAAGTCCTTGAACGGAGTAAAAACCGCTCTTTTGAAACTTATGAAAAATTTCTAAACCCGGTATCTGATAAAGAAGCTCCCTGGTTCAATACGAAATTGGCTGAAATGTTGGAAACCACCCTTTCCGCACTTGAAGCCAATGAGGATTCCACCAAAAAGACCGCCGGAGTGGTGGACGATCTGAAATTAATGGCGAGAGAATTAGGCCTGCGCGGTTTTTTATACTGGCACCAGTGGGCTAAAATTTCCAAAACCGACGTGGGCGCCAAAAGCAGGGAAGATGTAGCCCCTTTGCGGGAGTTTGCCGAGACCCATGATGCCCACCCGGATTTTCATAAAGATATTAAAGCGTACATCGATCTGTTGTTTACCATCGCTATTGAAGCGATGAGCGAATACAGTGCTTATAAAAACAAAAGAGGCCTTATCGATTATACGGATATGGAAGCCTCTGTGAATAAATTGCTGGACAACGAACAGGTAAAAGCTGTTTTGAAGAAAGAATTGAGCCTGCTGATGGTGGATGAATTCCAGGATACCAGCCCTATCCAGCTATCTATTTTTATCAAGCTGGCCCGGTTGGCCGAAATATCTATCTGGGTAGGAGATCCCAAACAATCTATTTATGGCTTCAGAGGGGCAGAACCACGGCTGATGGAAGCAATCGTTAATCAAAGTGGGGGCGTCAAACCTGAGGATATCCAAAAATTTTCATGGCGTTCCAGGGAAGATGCCGTATTCGCTTCAAATGCTATTTTTACCAAGGCTTTTGCCAATATGCCGGCAGAACAGGTGGCACTAATCCCGAAACGGAGGATCAAGGCAACACCTGAAAGTGCGAACAACCAGGATGAACCTATAGAAATGGGAAATGCCCTGATCCATTGGCATTTTAAGGCCGAGGGAGATGGCAGACAGCCGGGAAAACCCTGGATGGAACATTGTCTTGCCAGAAGCCTTTCAGAATGGCTTGATAAAGGGGTTTATATTCTTCCCAAAGGATCGGACCAGTGCAGGAAGGCTGTTCCGGGAGATGTGGCTATTTTGTGTCGCTCCAATGCAGGTTGCCAGGTCATGGCAGAGGCGCTGAGCGATGCGGGATTAAGGGTCGCCATTGCCCGCAGTGGTTTGTTGAATACGGCAGAGGCTAAACTTATCCTGGCCTGTTTGAAATACCTGCTCAACCCGAAGGATTCCTTATCGGTTGCCGAAATTTTATTGCTTGCTGCCAATGTGCCTGTGGAAGAAATCATTGAAAACAGGCTTGATTGGCTGGAAAAGAAACAACAGGATACTCATTTTAATCATTGGGTTGCGGATCAGGATTATATTAAAAAACTGGATGAACTCCGCCTGGAAACCTCAGAGTTGTCCAGTGCTGAAATCCTGAATTATGTGCTGGAAGAACTGGATTTAAGGAGGATCATTATTTCCTGGGGGCAGGGAGGTCAGCGTATGGAAAATGTGGAAACGCTCAGGAAGTTTGCCCTGGACTATGAGGAGGCCTGCAATAGATTGCATAGTGCTGCTTCGTTGGGCGGATTTTATCTCTGGCTCGATAACCTGGAGCGGAACAGTAAGGACCTCCAGGGGGCTGGAACGGGTCCCGATGCCGTGAACGTGCTGACTTATCATAAAAGCAAGGGGCTTGAATGGCCTATCGTGATTTGCCATAACCTCGATGATTCATTAAGGTCAGATGTATGGGGGCTTGATATCATTCCGGAAAATGAATCGGTTGATCTTCAGGATGTTTTGGGAAACAGATGGCTCAGGTTTTGGGAAAATCCCTACGGTGACCAGTTTAGGAATACAGCATTGGATAAGCGGATCAATGAAAGTGAAGCCAAGGCCCAAAAATTACAACAGGCACTTCAGGAAGAAGCGCGATTGCTCTACGTGGCCATTACCCGTGCGAGGGATTATATCATTTTCCCATCCAATGCTTACCCGACAAAGTGGCTGAACAGGGTCTGGCATAACGGAAGAGAAGATTATCCGGTATTGGATCCGGAAAGCAACGAAAGTCCCTGGGAGTGGGATAACCGCTTCCTCAATGTGGACACCACCATTTTTGAAATGCCCCGGACTTTTGAGCCAGGGAGCACCGCCCAGGAAAATGATCCGGTTTATTTTGACAAAAACAAAGGCAAAGAACCTTTTTTGCCCTATAAGGTGGATCTGAATGAACTGGAGAGCAAGGGAAGCGTATTGGCTATCCATCATTATGAAAAACCTTTTCTGAATGACGAAGCCCTTTCTACACAGGATATCGGCCAGGTGGTTTCTGCGTTTTTTGTAGGGGATTTAAATCCAATGGAGGATCCGGAACGGTTGGAAATGGCGGAACGCCTATTGGACAATTTTGATCTAGCGGCAGATATGGAGCCTTCCTCCATAATGGAACGATCTGCAGCTTTCCAAAAATACCTGGAACAAAAATTTGCCCCGGTTCAATTATTGGCACATTATCCCATACGGCATTTTATCCACAAGCAATTATACGCAACAGAGATCGACTTTGTTGTAGAAACCGAAGACGGTTTTGTGGTCATAAAGAATGATTTTTTGTCGGGAGAGGAAAAGTTGCTTAAAAAAAGAGCATTGGCCCTTTCCGCCGAACTTGGCCTTTGCAAAGAGGCCTTGAAATCCCTCAAAGGAGCTGTCCGGATTCGCACACTGGTTCATTTCATTCTCGATGGAATTCTCGTAGAGGTGGATCATCCGGTTTAA
- a CDS encoding HD domain-containing protein: MIFEIKKDEKVVFDLVSQNARELGYPAYVVGGYVRDRLLGRPSKDLDIVCVGNGIRLAQAVATCLRPVPRVTVYQRFGTAMLMYRGMEIEFVGARKESYREDSRKPAVEEGSLADDQNRRDFTINALAVSLNEEDFGAIIDSFGGLKHLEEKIIKTPLEPGRTFSDDPLRMMRAVRFSNQLDFEIEAETLKALSVYRNRINIVSKERIITELNKIILSDVPSKGFKILFDSGLLKLIFPEMVALHGVETKNGISHKDNFYHTLEVLDNLSKNTKNLWLRWAAILHDIAKPATKRFQPKVGWTFHGHEALGATMVPRIFKKMCLPLDHKMKYVQKLVRLHLRPISLTKENITDSAIRRLLYDAGEEIDDLMLLCQADITSKNEQKVKRFLSNYELVRERLIEVEEKDHIRSWQPPISGEIIMETFGISPSRPVGEIKNAIREAILDGEIENEYQAAYDFMIEKGKSIGLKVKQQ; encoded by the coding sequence GTGATTTTTGAAATAAAAAAAGACGAAAAAGTAGTTTTTGACCTGGTCAGCCAAAACGCCAGAGAACTGGGGTATCCTGCTTACGTAGTAGGGGGGTATGTTCGTGACCGGCTGCTGGGACGACCTTCAAAAGACCTTGATATCGTCTGTGTGGGAAACGGAATAAGATTGGCTCAAGCCGTAGCTACCTGTCTTAGACCTGTTCCCCGGGTCACGGTGTATCAACGATTTGGTACAGCTATGCTGATGTATAGAGGAATGGAAATAGAATTTGTAGGTGCCAGGAAAGAATCCTATCGCGAGGACTCACGCAAGCCTGCTGTAGAGGAAGGATCTTTGGCAGACGATCAAAACAGACGCGATTTTACCATCAATGCCTTGGCAGTAAGCCTGAATGAAGAGGATTTTGGTGCGATCATTGATTCTTTTGGCGGACTGAAACACCTTGAAGAGAAAATAATAAAAACACCGCTTGAACCCGGGCGTACCTTTTCAGATGATCCCTTGCGTATGATGCGTGCAGTACGGTTTTCCAACCAGCTGGATTTTGAAATAGAAGCTGAAACCCTTAAAGCCCTTTCTGTTTATCGTAACAGGATCAATATTGTATCCAAGGAAAGGATCATCACGGAACTCAATAAAATTATCCTGTCAGATGTCCCTTCCAAAGGATTCAAAATTTTATTTGATTCCGGCTTATTGAAACTTATTTTCCCGGAGATGGTGGCTTTGCACGGGGTCGAAACAAAGAATGGCATCAGTCATAAAGATAATTTTTATCATACGCTGGAGGTTTTGGATAATCTCAGCAAAAACACTAAAAACCTTTGGTTGAGGTGGGCCGCTATTTTGCATGATATTGCCAAGCCTGCAACGAAGCGCTTTCAGCCAAAAGTCGGCTGGACCTTTCACGGGCATGAAGCCCTTGGCGCAACAATGGTACCTCGCATTTTTAAAAAAATGTGCCTGCCCCTGGATCATAAAATGAAATATGTACAAAAATTGGTCCGGCTTCATTTGCGCCCCATTAGTTTGACCAAGGAAAATATTACCGATTCAGCTATCCGCAGGTTACTCTACGATGCGGGGGAGGAGATTGATGATCTGATGTTATTATGCCAGGCTGATATTACCTCAAAAAATGAACAAAAAGTAAAGCGTTTTTTGAGTAATTATGAATTGGTTCGTGAACGACTGATTGAAGTAGAAGAAAAAGACCATATCAGGAGCTGGCAGCCTCCCATCTCAGGGGAAATTATCATGGAGACCTTTGGTATATCCCCTTCAAGACCTGTGGGAGAAATTAAAAACGCCATAAGAGAAGCCATACTCGATGGCGAAATCGAAAATGAATACCAGGCGGCGTATGATTTTATGATCGAAAAAGGAAAAAGTATTGGGCTTAAAGTGAAACAACAATAA
- a CDS encoding S46 family peptidase, with the protein MKKAILFFLLVSFFSIKITAQGGMWIPSLLADLNEKEMQSLGMKMTAEDIYSVNSSSLKDAIVHFGGFCTGEIISKQGLVLTNHHCGFSAIQTHSTLEDNYLQDGFWAASLKDEKPNEGLFVRFIVRIDDVTNAVLAGVTADMNEKERQSAIDKNIDAVTKSAVKESYQEVSVKPFYKGNQYFLFVTETYRDVRLVGAPPSAIGKFGADTDNWVWPRHTGDFSIFRIYAGKDNKPAEYSPDNVPFKPRHYLPVSLDGVSEDDFTLVFGFPGSTDEYLTASGVDLRVNKLNPVRISVRDESLDVLGEVMRKDPAQRLKYASKQSNIANGWKKWIGEIQGVQKSNAIEKKKAFEDEFMAKIKTNKSFREAYGSVIMDLDGLYKEIEPYAISRDYVSEINSRNIEMFYVAGVLARYAKMYENSGLEGIQDRLPGLINFLEGYYKDFSPDVDQEIFKRLMKIYFDKVDKTHQSTYARDQYSFAGGNMDVLAKTIYTQSILTKGDRVIATLKEKPESFFKALAGDPGYMLRQSIQLAADEKISPAYNRINDKINLLSSKYMKAQMEVFPDKRFFPDANSTLRVTYGQVKGYQPRDAVTYDPVTYLDGIIEKYVPGDYEFDVPEKLRKLYQTRDYGQYADKNGKVPVCFIGTNHTSGGNSGSPAIDAYGNLIGLNFDRVWEGTMSDVNYDPNICRNIMVDARYILFIIDKYAGATRLIEEMDLVHPKKK; encoded by the coding sequence ATGAAAAAAGCGATTCTTTTTTTTCTCCTCGTTTCCTTTTTTTCGATAAAAATTACGGCACAGGGAGGCATGTGGATTCCCTCCCTTTTAGCTGATCTGAATGAAAAAGAGATGCAATCCCTGGGCATGAAAATGACTGCTGAAGACATATATAGTGTAAACAGCAGCAGTTTAAAGGATGCCATTGTCCATTTCGGCGGGTTTTGCACCGGGGAAATCATTTCCAAACAGGGACTCGTACTCACCAATCACCACTGTGGTTTTAGTGCCATTCAAACCCATTCCACGCTTGAAGATAACTACCTTCAGGATGGATTTTGGGCCGCTTCGCTGAAAGATGAAAAGCCTAACGAAGGCCTTTTTGTAAGATTCATTGTAAGAATTGATGATGTTACCAATGCTGTTTTAGCCGGGGTAACCGCTGACATGAATGAAAAAGAACGGCAATCCGCGATTGATAAAAATATCGACGCAGTCACAAAAAGTGCCGTTAAAGAATCCTACCAGGAAGTTTCGGTCAAACCATTTTACAAAGGGAATCAGTATTTTCTCTTTGTCACAGAAACTTACAGGGACGTAAGGCTGGTAGGTGCTCCCCCTTCTGCCATTGGCAAATTCGGGGCCGACACCGATAACTGGGTATGGCCCAGACATACGGGTGATTTCTCTATCTTCCGGATCTATGCTGGTAAAGACAACAAACCTGCCGAATATTCCCCGGACAACGTTCCCTTCAAACCAAGACACTACCTGCCCGTTTCTCTGGATGGAGTTTCCGAGGATGATTTTACACTTGTTTTCGGTTTCCCAGGAAGCACAGACGAATATCTTACTGCATCAGGAGTGGACCTTCGCGTCAACAAATTGAATCCTGTACGCATTAGCGTTCGGGATGAGTCACTGGATGTGCTAGGGGAAGTCATGAGGAAAGATCCTGCCCAACGATTGAAATATGCTTCAAAACAATCAAACATTGCCAATGGCTGGAAAAAATGGATCGGAGAGATACAGGGCGTTCAAAAATCAAATGCCATTGAAAAGAAAAAAGCTTTCGAGGATGAGTTTATGGCAAAAATTAAAACCAATAAATCATTTAGGGAGGCCTATGGTTCAGTCATAATGGATCTTGACGGGCTGTATAAAGAAATTGAGCCTTACGCCATCAGCCGTGATTATGTGAGCGAGATCAACAGCAGAAACATTGAAATGTTTTACGTCGCTGGCGTCCTGGCCCGATATGCAAAAATGTATGAAAACAGCGGACTGGAAGGCATTCAAGACAGATTGCCTGGCCTGATAAATTTCCTCGAAGGGTATTATAAGGACTTTAGCCCGGATGTCGATCAGGAAATTTTCAAACGACTTATGAAAATTTATTTTGACAAAGTCGACAAAACCCATCAATCCACCTATGCCAGGGATCAGTATTCCTTTGCAGGAGGCAATATGGACGTGCTGGCAAAGACCATCTATACCCAAAGTATCCTTACAAAGGGAGACAGGGTAATTGCCACCCTAAAAGAAAAACCGGAATCATTCTTTAAAGCCCTGGCTGGCGATCCCGGGTACATGCTGCGGCAATCAATTCAGCTTGCCGCTGATGAAAAAATTTCACCCGCCTATAACCGTATAAATGACAAGATCAACCTACTGAGCAGTAAATACATGAAAGCCCAGATGGAAGTTTTTCCGGATAAACGGTTCTTTCCTGATGCGAACAGCACTTTAAGGGTAACCTATGGCCAGGTCAAAGGCTACCAACCAAGGGATGCCGTCACTTATGACCCCGTCACTTACCTGGACGGCATCATTGAAAAGTATGTTCCGGGGGATTATGAATTTGATGTGCCTGAAAAATTAAGAAAATTATACCAAACCAGGGATTACGGCCAATATGCCGATAAAAATGGCAAGGTTCCTGTATGTTTTATTGGCACCAACCACACTTCCGGTGGAAATTCAGGTAGCCCGGCCATCGATGCTTATGGCAATTTGATCGGCCTCAATTTTGACCGGGTGTGGGAAGGAACCATGAGTGATGTGAACTACGACCCGAATATTTGTCGCAATATTATGGTGGATGCCCGGTATATTTTATTCATCATTGATAAATACGCCGGCGCTACGAGGCTCATCGAAGAAATGGACCTGGTGCATCCGAAAAAGAAATAG
- a CDS encoding inorganic diphosphatase, whose product MVVEIPAGTNHKYEYDYGAKEFRIETINGNERVVDFLPYPGNYGFIPSTLMDKDRGGDGDALDILLISESLPTGSVAEVIPIGAILLLDNGEIDTKIVAVPLDTLQNVIDARSYQVFFIEYDAAKRIIEEWFTHYKGNRQVELIGWRDDSFAWREVEKWQVAQ is encoded by the coding sequence ATGGTGGTGGAAATTCCTGCGGGAACCAACCATAAATACGAATATGATTATGGCGCGAAGGAATTCAGGATAGAAACCATCAACGGGAATGAGCGAGTGGTCGACTTTTTACCTTACCCCGGAAATTACGGTTTTATCCCTTCCACCCTGATGGACAAAGACAGGGGAGGGGACGGAGATGCTTTGGATATTTTACTCATCTCTGAAAGTTTACCCACAGGAAGTGTCGCTGAAGTCATCCCGATCGGGGCCATTCTTTTGCTGGATAACGGGGAGATTGATACCAAGATAGTAGCCGTTCCGCTGGATACCCTCCAAAACGTGATCGACGCCCGAAGTTACCAGGTCTTTTTTATCGAGTACGATGCGGCAAAAAGAATCATTGAGGAATGGTTTACCCATTACAAAGGAAACCGCCAGGTCGAACTCATTGGTTGGCGGGACGATAGCTTTGCCTGGCGGGAAGTCGAAAAATGGCAGGTTGCCCAATAA
- a CDS encoding dCTP deaminase translates to MILSDVKIMEGIENGEIVIEPFDPSCLGTNSYDVHLGKSLALYKDHILDAKKHNEIVHFDIPEEGFVLHPNTLYLGVTEEYTETHNSVPFLEGKSSVGRLGIDIHATAGKGDVGFCNTWTLEISCTHPVRVYAGMPIGQLIYFLVEGEIKNYYNKKKGAKYNTRTIRPVESMMWKNKF, encoded by the coding sequence ATGATTCTTAGCGATGTGAAAATTATGGAAGGCATTGAGAACGGAGAAATTGTGATCGAGCCTTTTGATCCTTCCTGTTTGGGAACCAATTCCTACGATGTACATTTAGGGAAATCACTGGCTCTTTATAAAGACCATATTCTCGATGCGAAGAAGCATAATGAGATCGTTCATTTTGACATTCCGGAGGAGGGATTTGTTTTACATCCCAACACACTTTACCTGGGCGTAACGGAGGAATATACAGAAACCCATAATTCAGTTCCATTCCTGGAAGGAAAATCCAGTGTCGGGAGATTGGGCATTGATATTCATGCCACGGCAGGAAAAGGCGATGTTGGCTTTTGCAATACCTGGACGCTTGAAATTTCCTGTACTCATCCCGTCCGTGTATATGCCGGCATGCCCATTGGTCAGCTCATTTATTTCCTGGTGGAAGGAGAAATTAAGAATTATTACAACAAAAAGAAGGGGGCAAAATACAATACCCGTACCATAAGACCTGTGGAAAGCATGATGTGGAAGAATAAGTTTTAA